In Curtobacterium sp. TC1, the following proteins share a genomic window:
- a CDS encoding LacI family DNA-binding transcriptional regulator yields MAGPPRLTQSPPDGPHPGGRATIIDVAAAAGVSRQTVTRAMNGMSGISATTKERVLAVAAALDYRPSRFGRGLVTGGDHQLGLVVNDLRNPYTPQLASAVFRLAAEQGWNVMLADVDLASDADRMVQALGAQTDVVIGYLGSRRHRWSEVLGNVPMVELDPSSDPPTAAVWIDPADAIEALADHLVATGVRHPVVLDNSSPDHTSARGGLMLDALRRRGYLPDLVHAPHATAECGAEETVRILARKRRLDAILAFNDVMALGVLQACRRAGVDVPGDVRVVGVDGLPLGALVSPTLTTLAVDLDAVAREALSLALGMLAGELPRHGPGVQRTVRHSLLVRDSA; encoded by the coding sequence ATGGCTGGACCTCCGCGACTGACCCAGTCGCCACCGGACGGACCGCACCCCGGCGGCCGCGCGACGATCATCGACGTCGCCGCGGCTGCCGGGGTGTCCCGGCAGACCGTCACGCGTGCGATGAACGGCATGTCCGGCATCAGCGCGACCACGAAGGAACGGGTGCTCGCCGTCGCGGCGGCGCTCGACTACCGGCCGTCGCGGTTCGGCCGTGGGTTGGTCACCGGCGGCGACCACCAACTCGGGCTCGTCGTGAACGACCTGCGGAACCCCTACACGCCCCAGCTCGCCTCCGCGGTGTTCCGGCTCGCCGCCGAGCAGGGGTGGAACGTCATGCTCGCCGACGTCGACCTGGCGAGCGACGCGGACCGGATGGTCCAGGCGCTCGGCGCGCAGACCGACGTGGTCATCGGCTACCTCGGCTCGCGTCGGCACCGGTGGAGCGAGGTCCTCGGCAACGTGCCGATGGTCGAGCTCGACCCGTCCTCCGACCCGCCGACGGCGGCCGTGTGGATCGACCCCGCCGACGCGATCGAGGCCCTCGCCGACCACCTGGTGGCGACCGGGGTGCGGCACCCGGTCGTGCTCGACAACTCGTCGCCGGACCACACGAGCGCACGCGGCGGGCTCATGCTGGACGCCCTCCGCCGCCGCGGTTACCTGCCGGACCTCGTGCACGCGCCGCACGCCACGGCCGAGTGCGGTGCCGAGGAGACCGTGCGGATCCTCGCCCGGAAGCGCCGGCTCGACGCGATCCTCGCGTTCAACGACGTGATGGCGCTCGGCGTGCTGCAGGCGTGTCGGCGTGCGGGCGTCGACGTCCCCGGTGACGTCCGGGTCGTCGGCGTCGACGGCCTGCCGCTCGGCGCGCTGGTGTCACCGACGCTCACCACCCTGGCGGTCGACCTCGACGCCGTCGCGCGCGAGGCGCTTAGCCTCGCCCTCGGCATGCTCGCCGGCGAGCTGCCACGGCACGGCCCCGGAGTGCAGCGCACCGTGCGCCACAGCCTGCTGGTCCGCGACTCGGCCTGA